The following nucleotide sequence is from candidate division WOR-3 bacterium.
GATTCACTTTCCATTCCCGTATATGAATACCAGATTCAGGGACTTACTTTATCACCAGGAAGTTCAAATTCTTACAGTTTTCCAGTTTTTAATACCAAATTTTCTAATGGTATTTATAATATAAATGCTTACATAACATCTTCAAATGAACAGATGTTTAAAAATGATACTTTAAGAGAAAAACTCTTTTCTTATGAATTAATAAACTTTTTAAACTCACCTTTTTCAAGTGTTCCCCCAACAATAGATGGCATAATAGACGAAAATGAATGGTCCTCAGCATATATCCTTGATATTTCAGATTATTTAAAAATAGGCGGAAAAAGAAATATTCAGGAATCTTTTCTTTATATAAAAAATTCTGAAAATGCCTTATATTTAGGAATAAAGGTAAAGGATACAACTTCAGGTTCAGATTACATAAGAATTATCTTTGATGATAATGCTGATGGAACATTTCCACCCTCACCAAATACTTCTGAAGGTGAGATTAAATTCCAGCAAATAGGGTCCTCTTTTAATGCAACATTTATTCCCTATTTTACGGGTGGTCAACAGGGTCAATCCCATCCATTAAATCTAAACTTTGCTATATCAGAGATAGGAGACGAAAGACACTTTGAAATAGAAATTCCTTTCTCCTTTTCTGGCTCAGGATTGGATGAATATTTACAGGTGAATTCATCTACAGATACTTTTGCATTTTTTATAATGGGAAGAAATTCTTCAGAAGCAGATATAAATCCTTACTGGTTACAGAATATTCCCCTTACACAGATTAAAAATCCTTCTCTTTATGGTAAAGTAGAAGTTCAAGGTGTAAATGTGGGAGTAAAAGAAGGGGAAATTTCTTATTTAAAGCCATATCTCGGAGTTAAATATGTAAAAGATGGAATTAAAATTATATATAACCAGCCAGATTATTCTCCCTATGAAATGAAAATTCTTGACTTAACAGGTAGAATCCTTTTCAAAACAAAGGAAAAGAATAAAAAAATTACAAAGTTTTTACCCTATAAGGAAAATAAAAAGGGTATTTACTTTGTGATAATTGAAAAGGAGAAAGGAAAACTTAAAAGAAAGTTTATTATTAACTAAACCCTAAATATTATATCTTCCCTTTCAAATAAGCGGATTAAAAGTAAAAATAAAATTAAAAATGTTATTAAATTCGTCAAAATTGAAATTAAATAAAATAAATAAAACATTTTCCCTCCTTCAAATACAAGTTTTGTAACATAAATAAAATTAATTACAGGAATAAAAGATATACGAAGATCTACCTGAGGAACTAAAAAAAGAAATAAAAAAAGGGGCATAAACCAGAAAAGCAAAGTGCCTTGAAGAAAAGATTGCGCTTCTTTAAAAGTCCTTGCAAAAGAAGAAATAACCATATTAATTGAAGAAACTAAAAAGGCAAGAACAAGAACAAAAATAAATAAAAGAAATACCCTGTGAAAGGATGGAAAATACACATTAAGACTCTCCTTGTACTCAGGGGGAACATTGACAAATAAAATCTTCGGGAAAACAAAAAAATAAATAAGAATTGCAAGAATTGATGAAGTAAAGGAAAGTAAAACAACTGTTAATAGTTTACCTGAAATTATATAAAATTTTTTTGCAGGATAGGATAATAGAAGTTCCATTGTTTTTCTTTCTTTCTCACCTGTTATAACTTCTATTGAGGGATAAATTGAGGATTGTAAAAGAATTATTAAAAAATAAAAAACTATTAAAAGGAAAAAAATTTCATTTAAACCTTCCCTTACATAAATTGGAACTTCTTTTATTTCATAATCTAAGAACAAAGGTTTCTCAATATTTTCTTTCTTAAAAAATTCCTCTATCTTTTCATTTTTATATTCAACCAAAACCTTCTTTATAATTTTAATTTCTCTATAATTTTCAAGACTTTTAGGATTAAATAAAATTTTAAATTCATTATTTTCTAAAATGAGACCTGAAATATTTTTATTCTTTAAAATTAAAGATTCAGGTTTTTCTGAAAGAATAATCTCAAAACCTTCTTTTTTAAGAAGATTTTCTATTTTATCATATTCCTCAAAAGGTTTAATTACTATTTTTGAAGCTTCCTTTGATTTTACACTGATTAAATTTGAAAGAAATATAAGTAAAAGTGGAATACCAATCACCGGTAAAATAAAAAGATTGAATATTGTTCTTTTATCCCTTATAACTTCAAGAAATTCCTTTCTAAAAATCAAAATAAAATCATTCATACATCACCTCAATAAAAAATTCTCTTAAAGATTTATTTTTCTTCTCAAACATGAGTTTTTCTTTTTCATAAATTTTCTTTACCTTACCCTTAAATAAAAAAGCAATTCTATCTGCAAGATATTCAGCCTGTTCCATCACATGTGTTGATATCAAGATCGCTTTGTCTTTTTTCTTTAACTCTATCAGATAATCTTCAATAACTTTAGCTGATGGAACATCAAGACCCTTTGCAGGTTCATCAAGTATTAAAACTTCAGGCTCTGAAATTATTAAAGGAATAAGTAAAACTTTTTGTTTATTTCCAAGAGATAATCTCTCAATCAACATATTCTTATACTCACTTAATTCCATTCTTTCAATAACCTCTTCAATTTTTCTTTTTTCAATTTTATTTTGATAATAAAGTTTTGAAAAAATTTCTATAAACTCTATTACCTTTAACCTTGGATAAAGTCCTGTATCTGAGGGAAGGTATCCTATAAATTTTTTTGCCTTATCCTCCTCTTTTGAAATATCTATTCCATTTATTAGAACACTACCTTCATCAGGTTTCATTATTCCTGCTATTATTCTTAAACTCGTTGTTTTTCCTGCTCCATTTGGACCAAGTAAAGCAAATATTTCGCCTCTTTTAACCGTAAAGGAAACACCATCAACTGCCT
It contains:
- a CDS encoding ABC transporter permease subunit, producing the protein MNDFILIFRKEFLEVIRDKRTIFNLFILPVIGIPLLLIFLSNLISVKSKEASKIVIKPFEEYDKIENLLKKEGFEIILSEKPESLILKNKNISGLILENNEFKILFNPKSLENYREIKIIKKVLVEYKNEKIEEFFKKENIEKPLFLDYEIKEVPIYVREGLNEIFFLLIVFYFLIILLQSSIYPSIEVITGEKERKTMELLLSYPAKKFYIISGKLLTVVLLSFTSSILAILIYFFVFPKILFVNVPPEYKESLNVYFPSFHRVFLLFIFVLVLAFLVSSINMVISSFARTFKEAQSFLQGTLLFWFMPLFLFLFLVPQVDLRISFIPVINFIYVTKLVFEGGKMFYLFYLISILTNLITFLILFLLLIRLFEREDIIFRV
- a CDS encoding ABC transporter ATP-binding protein, producing MIEVINIKKFFKTQKEIIKAVDGVSFTVKRGEIFALLGPNGAGKTTSLRIIAGIMKPDEGSVLINGIDISKEEDKAKKFIGYLPSDTGLYPRLKVIEFIEIFSKLYYQNKIEKRKIEEVIERMELSEYKNMLIERLSLGNKQKVLLIPLIISEPEVLILDEPAKGLDVPSAKVIEDYLIELKKKDKAILISTHVMEQAEYLADRIAFLFKGKVKKIYEKEKLMFEKKNKSLREFFIEVMYE